From one Candidatus Zixiibacteriota bacterium genomic stretch:
- a CDS encoding 3-oxoacyl-ACP reductase family protein, which produces MIDLSGKVMLVTGASRGIGRATALLAARAGADIAVHYRDCRNAAEDVCEEAQRQGVTAAAWQADIARREQVDAMVSRVVAHFGRIDIVVNNAGIWKYDPIDQIADDVLKETIDVNLLGCFWVIKASVPHMIRQKSGNIINLASTAGQRGEAFHSSYASTKGALISLTKSLAVELAPHNIRVNCVAPGWVLTDMSRDALEEDSDRSIVAKIPMGRVGTPDELAGPVVFMASDLSSFVTGEILNVNGGAVLCG; this is translated from the coding sequence ATGATTGATCTGTCGGGAAAGGTTATGCTCGTGACCGGCGCCTCGCGCGGTATCGGGCGGGCCACCGCACTTTTGGCCGCCCGCGCGGGAGCTGATATCGCGGTTCACTATCGGGACTGCCGCAATGCGGCCGAGGACGTGTGCGAAGAGGCGCAAAGACAAGGGGTTACGGCCGCAGCATGGCAGGCCGATATCGCCCGCCGCGAGCAGGTTGACGCCATGGTCAGCCGGGTCGTCGCTCACTTCGGCCGTATCGACATCGTCGTTAACAATGCCGGCATCTGGAAGTACGATCCAATCGATCAGATAGCCGACGACGTCCTCAAAGAGACGATCGACGTCAACCTGCTGGGTTGCTTCTGGGTCATCAAAGCCTCCGTCCCGCATATGATCCGACAGAAGTCCGGAAACATAATCAATCTTGCGTCAACCGCCGGTCAGCGCGGCGAAGCGTTTCACTCGTCCTATGCCTCCACCAAGGGGGCATTGATCAGCCTGACCAAATCTCTCGCGGTTGAACTGGCCCCGCATAACATCCGGGTCAATTGCGTTGCGCCCGGCTGGGTCCTCACTGACATGAGCCGCGACGCGCTTGAAGAAGACTCTGATCGTTCGATTGTCGCCAAGATTCCGATGGGGCGGGTTGGAACCCCCGACGAACTGGCGGGACCTGTTGTCTTCATGGCCTCGGATCTCTCGTCGTTTGTAACGGGGGAGATTCTCAACGTCAATGGCGGCGCCGTGTTGTGCGGTTGA
- a CDS encoding MarR family transcriptional regulator: protein MGKILKQRIKQKRFESAAQEVILNALVTADYLVQKLNDVCEQHGISHSQYNVLRILRGVHPHGYPRYEIADRMLERSPDVTRLLDRLTRMKLVVRGRSADDSRLSIATITVKGLDLLERMAPAVQSLHRHVEQRLTAAERREFSKLCEKLYGQQQIP, encoded by the coding sequence ATGGGAAAGATACTCAAACAGAGAATCAAGCAGAAACGCTTCGAAAGCGCCGCCCAGGAAGTAATCCTTAACGCACTCGTCACCGCGGATTACCTCGTGCAGAAACTCAACGACGTGTGTGAACAACACGGCATTTCTCATTCCCAGTACAACGTGCTGCGAATCCTCCGCGGGGTCCACCCGCACGGGTACCCGCGCTACGAAATTGCTGACCGCATGCTGGAACGATCGCCCGATGTTACCCGGTTGCTGGACCGCCTGACCCGTATGAAGCTCGTGGTTCGCGGACGGTCTGCAGATGACAGCAGGCTGTCCATCGCGACGATCACGGTCAAGGGTCTCGACCTGCTCGAACGAATGGCCCCCGCCGTTCAATCGCTCCATCGACATGTCGAGCAGAGACTGACGGCGGCCGAACGGCGGGAATTCTCCAAATTGTGCGAGAAGCTGTACGGGCAGCAACAGATCCCCTGA
- a CDS encoding pyridoxal-dependent decarboxylase yields MNLDDFRSHAHELVDWMADYLEHVRDYPVKAQVQPKEVARQLPGSAPDDGEPFGRIFSDFQSIILPGMTHWQHPSFHAYFPANSSPPSILAEMLMSTLGAQCMSWATSPAATELEETVMRWLQQMIGLPDEFVGVIQDTASTATLCSLLTAREKVSGFGVNRRGFESGDKYAIYCSTETHSSIEKAVKIAGFGAESLRKLAVDGRYAMRPDLLTRAVELDTAEGIRPLAVVATVGTTGSTAIDPVRAIGEICRSHNLWLHVDAAYAGTALLLEECRWMADGIELADSVVFNPHKWMFTNFDCSAYFVKDPAALVQTFEILPEYLKTSEGERVNNYRDWGIQLGRRFRALKLWFVIRTYGRHGLQAMVRRHISMAQSVARWIEDDPEFELLAPAPLNVLCFRYHPAGIDDPRRLDALNEHLLESINASGQAYLTHTRLSGAYAVRLVIAQTNVTEEDVRRTWQVVREAAAAAGGMQPR; encoded by the coding sequence ATGAACCTTGATGATTTCAGATCACACGCACACGAGTTAGTTGACTGGATGGCCGACTATCTCGAACATGTGCGCGACTACCCGGTCAAAGCCCAGGTACAACCGAAGGAGGTCGCCCGGCAGTTGCCCGGATCGGCTCCGGACGACGGCGAGCCGTTCGGTCGCATCTTTTCGGACTTCCAGTCCATTATCCTTCCGGGCATGACGCACTGGCAACATCCGAGTTTCCATGCCTATTTCCCGGCGAACAGCAGCCCGCCGTCGATTTTGGCGGAGATGCTTATGTCGACACTCGGCGCCCAGTGCATGAGCTGGGCGACCTCGCCGGCGGCCACCGAGCTGGAGGAGACGGTAATGCGCTGGCTGCAACAGATGATCGGGCTGCCGGATGAGTTTGTCGGCGTCATTCAGGACACGGCATCGACGGCTACCCTCTGTTCTCTGTTGACGGCGCGGGAGAAGGTGTCAGGGTTCGGGGTCAATCGTCGCGGTTTTGAGTCCGGCGACAAATATGCCATCTACTGCTCAACCGAAACGCATTCGTCGATCGAGAAGGCGGTGAAAATAGCCGGTTTCGGAGCTGAGAGTCTTCGAAAGCTCGCGGTAGACGGTCGATACGCGATGCGGCCGGACCTTCTGACTCGCGCTGTTGAGCTCGATACGGCCGAGGGGATCCGGCCACTGGCGGTGGTGGCCACGGTTGGTACGACCGGGTCGACCGCGATCGATCCGGTGCGGGCAATCGGCGAGATCTGTCGATCACACAACCTGTGGCTGCACGTCGACGCGGCATACGCCGGTACGGCCCTGTTGCTCGAGGAATGCCGCTGGATGGCGGACGGTATCGAGCTGGCCGATTCCGTTGTGTTCAACCCGCACAAGTGGATGTTCACGAATTTCGACTGCTCGGCGTACTTCGTAAAAGACCCCGCGGCACTGGTGCAGACATTTGAGATCCTGCCTGAGTATCTCAAGACCAGCGAAGGTGAGCGGGTGAACAACTACCGGGATTGGGGGATCCAGCTCGGTCGGCGTTTTCGGGCTTTGAAGTTGTGGTTTGTCATTCGCACGTACGGGCGACACGGGCTTCAGGCGATGGTACGCCGGCACATCTCGATGGCACAGTCGGTCGCTCGGTGGATAGAAGACGATCCTGAGTTTGAGCTTCTGGCGCCCGCGCCCCTGAACGTTTTATGCTTCCGCTATCATCCGGCCGGCATCGACGATCCGCGAAGACTCGATGCGTTGAACGAACACCTGCTCGAGAGTATCAATGCGAGCGGCCAAGCGTACCTGACTCACACCCGACTGTCAGGGGCGTACGCGGTTCGTCTTGTGATCGCTCAGACGAATGTGACGGAAGAGGACGTGCGTCGGACCTGGCAGGTGGTCCGGGAGGCGGCGGCCGCCGCGGGCGGAATGCAGCCGCGGTGA
- a CDS encoding S9 family peptidase: MDKLYWLHDRSNPELVRFLQEENEYARQVMQHTTGLQEQLYREMRSRIPEDDITVPVRDGDHLYYRRTQKGQQYYVYCRRRDNLDGPEEVVLDLNAIAEGGDYCDLGIFAVSPDHSLLAYSIDTTGREQYTLRFKDLSSGTLLPDVLDNVHWQARWANDNRTLFYTRLDDTLRPYQLWRHTVGCRQCDDELLYQEDDLAFRLRIYRTRSGQYLFLRLESQVTTEVHILNADTPGGRFQLVRAREAGLEYYLMHHGDRFFILTNLEAVNFRMMAAPVRNPGPGNWTEQVPHRETVLLEDAEVFAGHLVLFEREAAQMRVRVIDLRTNDSHVVRFPESLYSLWSGRNPEFETNVIRLIYTSLVTPETVYDYDMDSRELLFRKRELVPGGYDPADFHSERVFATASDGAIVPISLVYRADISRDGTNPLLLYGYGAYGESQDPEFFSPRLSLLERGFVYAIAHVRGGSEMGRRWYEDGKLDRKINTFTDFIACAEHLIAEKYTHPDRLVVEGFSAGGLLIGAVVNMRPDLFAAAVADVPFVDVVNTMMDEKIPLTVGEYDEWGNPVRHDVREYLRSYSPVDNVRPQEYPHMLVMAGFHDPRVHFLEPAKWTARLRQTKTDDNLLLLVTRFDAGHFGPTGRYAYLRDYAFELAFILEVIELCERTD, from the coding sequence ATGGACAAGTTGTACTGGCTTCACGACAGGTCGAACCCCGAACTGGTTCGGTTTCTTCAGGAGGAAAACGAGTACGCCCGGCAGGTCATGCAGCATACGACCGGCCTGCAGGAACAGCTCTATCGGGAAATGCGATCGCGCATTCCGGAAGATGATATTACGGTTCCAGTGCGTGACGGCGATCACCTGTACTATCGGCGTACGCAGAAGGGCCAGCAGTACTACGTGTATTGCCGGCGGCGCGACAATCTCGACGGACCGGAAGAAGTAGTCCTTGATCTCAATGCGATAGCGGAGGGGGGTGACTACTGCGATCTCGGCATATTCGCAGTCAGCCCCGACCACTCGCTATTGGCGTATTCGATCGATACGACGGGCAGGGAGCAATATACTCTCCGGTTCAAGGATCTGTCGAGCGGCACGCTGCTGCCTGATGTGCTGGACAACGTCCACTGGCAAGCCCGGTGGGCCAACGACAACCGCACATTGTTTTATACCCGCCTTGATGACACGCTCAGGCCGTATCAACTGTGGCGCCACACGGTCGGCTGCCGGCAATGCGACGACGAATTGTTGTATCAAGAGGACGATCTGGCGTTCAGGCTGCGGATATACCGTACGCGCAGCGGGCAGTACCTGTTTCTTCGTCTGGAAAGCCAGGTGACCACCGAGGTACACATCCTGAACGCCGATACGCCGGGCGGACGGTTTCAGCTTGTTCGGGCGCGAGAGGCCGGGCTCGAGTATTACCTGATGCATCATGGAGATCGATTTTTCATCCTGACGAACCTGGAGGCGGTCAATTTCAGAATGATGGCGGCGCCGGTACGCAATCCCGGCCCCGGCAACTGGACGGAGCAGGTACCGCATCGCGAGACGGTTCTGCTCGAGGACGCGGAGGTATTCGCCGGTCACCTCGTTTTGTTCGAGCGGGAGGCGGCGCAAATGCGGGTGCGGGTTATCGACCTGCGAACGAACGACAGTCACGTAGTGCGATTCCCCGAATCGCTGTATTCGCTGTGGAGCGGGCGCAACCCCGAGTTTGAAACGAACGTCATCCGATTGATTTATACATCACTGGTCACGCCGGAAACGGTATACGATTACGACATGGACAGCAGAGAGCTGCTGTTCCGAAAGCGCGAACTCGTACCGGGGGGGTACGACCCGGCAGATTTCCATTCCGAACGGGTGTTTGCAACAGCGAGCGACGGCGCGATCGTCCCGATTTCCCTGGTGTACCGGGCTGACATCAGTCGCGACGGCACCAATCCGCTGCTCTTGTACGGATATGGCGCGTATGGAGAGAGTCAGGATCCGGAGTTTTTCTCGCCGCGGCTCAGCCTCCTGGAGCGTGGTTTCGTTTACGCGATCGCGCATGTGCGCGGCGGTTCGGAGATGGGACGCCGATGGTACGAGGACGGCAAGCTGGACCGCAAGATCAACACGTTCACCGATTTCATTGCGTGTGCGGAGCACCTGATTGCGGAGAAGTACACGCATCCGGACCGCCTGGTGGTCGAGGGATTCAGCGCCGGCGGACTGCTGATCGGTGCGGTAGTGAACATGCGGCCGGACCTATTTGCGGCGGCCGTCGCCGACGTACCGTTCGTCGATGTGGTCAACACCATGATGGACGAGAAGATTCCGCTGACGGTCGGTGAGTACGATGAATGGGGCAATCCGGTCCGGCACGACGTACGCGAGTACCTTCGATCCTACTCGCCGGTCGACAACGTTCGCCCGCAGGAGTATCCGCACATGCTGGTCATGGCGGGATTTCACGATCCGCGCGTGCATTTTCTGGAACCCGCCAAGTGGACGGCCAGGCTCCGGCAGACGAAAACCGACGACAATCTGCTATTGCTGGTGACGCGGTTCGACGCGGGGCATTTCGGTCCGACCGGCCGGTATGCATACCTGCGCGACTATGCTTTCGAACTTGCGTTTATCCTCGAGGTGATAGAACTCTGCGAGCGGACTGATTAG